In Melanotaenia boesemani isolate fMelBoe1 chromosome 7, fMelBoe1.pri, whole genome shotgun sequence, a single window of DNA contains:
- the lpar4 gene encoding lysophosphatidic acid receptor 4 encodes MASLVINETGMEDCGIDDSFKYDLYSAVYSVVFVLGLITNCAALFVFCFRMKMRNETTMFMTNLAFSDLVFVFTLPFKVFYNVNRHWPFGDGLCKVSGTAFITNIYGSMLFLTCISVDRFLAIVYPLRSRSIRTRRNAALVCAAVWLTIVGGGISVTFFSTINSKHRATTCFEGFSKSTWKTYLSKITIFIEIVGFLLPLLANLVCSSLVLRTLRRPVTTGHGCESKKRVLRMILVHLAIFIICFVPYNSILFLYALVRTQALSNCAVERFARTLYPITLCLASLNCCLDPVVYYFTSESFQKSLTMGGKGALTRPESIPCSDIETQDTTNTVTSDTHTPAKNGKETVITDTQF; translated from the exons ATGGCCAGCCTGGTGATCAATGAAACTGGAATGGAAGACTGTGGGATTGATGACTCCTTCAAGTACGACTTGTACTCGGCAGTTTACAGCGTGGTCTTTGTTTTAGGTCTGATAACCAACTGTGCAGCTCTCTTTGTATTCTGCTTCCGGATGAAGATGCGCAACGAGACCACAATGTTTATGACTAACTTAGCATTttctgatttagtgtttgtatttACGCTGCCGTTCAAAGTCTTCTACAATGTGAACCGCCACTGGCCATTTGGAGATGGCTTGTGTAAGGTTTCAGGAACGGCCTTCATCACTAACATCTATGGCAGCATGCTCTTCCTCACTTGCATCAGTGTGGATCGCTTCCTGGCAATAGTGTACCCGCTCCGCTCACGCTCCATCCGAACGCGCAGGAATGCAGCGCTGGTGTGTGCGGCTGTTTGGCTGACCATTGTGGGCGGGGGAATATCAGTGACCTTCTTCTCCACCATTAACAGCAAACACAGAGCCACCACATGCTTCGAGGGCTTTTCAAAGAGCACCTGGAAGACCTACCTGTCCAAAATCACCATCTTCATTGAG ATTGTGGGtttcctcctccctcttttGGCCAACTTGGTGTGTTCCTCGCTGGTTCTGCGGACGCTGCGTCGCCCAGTAACCACTGGCCACGGATGTGAAAGCAAGAAACGTGTTCTGCGGATGATTTTGGTCCATTTAGCCATCTTCATCATCTGCTTTGTCCCTTATAactccatcctcttcctctatGCCCTGGTGCGAACCCAGGCCCTGTCTAACTGTGCTGTGGAGCGCTTTGCTAGAACACTTTACCCCATCACTCTGTGCTTGGCCAGTCTCAACTGCTGCCTGGATCCTGTGGTCTACTACTTCACCTCGGAGAGCTTTCAGAAGAGTCTAACCATGGGAGGCAAAGGGGCACTCACTCGTCCTGAGAGCATCCCTTGCAGCGACATTGAAACCCAAGACACAACAAACACTGTCA